The Halosimplex litoreum genome has a window encoding:
- a CDS encoding MFS transporter has translation MADSPDRRERLLWTVAIFAFVTTDAVGFQLRGALLPSIEDSFEVSQALLGLVATAGTLGFVASVLVVGLVAGRIDIYRALLGSAAVVAVGAVLTGIAPVFLVFLAALFLRGVATGPFRALDRAVLGHLYPDGRARIFNRYALVWAAGAAAGPLVVTAALAAGNWRFAYGVVAVGFALSVVLLARLDLPESVAAERELTLDDLREVLRKPAVAGTVGVLVFNGGIEGTLFTWLPYFAGRQLPAAEANLVLSVFLAAYVPGRLAYSYLADRTGRTLDIVLVTLTLTMPALLATIYLASGRWLFVAVFALGLVISATFPTLSAFGMNAAPEYSGPVNALTTSAGYVGIALVPPLVGLLAEQVGLRTALGILPVLLAAMLVVAGVTRVYQARRGAPT, from the coding sequence GTGGCTGACTCGCCCGACCGCCGCGAGCGCCTGCTGTGGACGGTCGCGATCTTCGCCTTCGTCACGACCGACGCCGTCGGCTTCCAGCTCAGAGGCGCCCTGCTGCCCAGCATCGAGGACAGCTTCGAGGTCTCCCAGGCGCTGCTCGGGCTCGTCGCCACCGCGGGTACGCTGGGTTTCGTCGCCTCGGTGCTGGTCGTCGGACTGGTCGCCGGCCGCATCGACATCTATCGCGCCCTGCTCGGCAGCGCCGCCGTCGTCGCCGTCGGCGCCGTTCTGACGGGGATCGCGCCGGTCTTCCTCGTTTTCCTCGCGGCGCTCTTCCTCCGCGGAGTCGCCACGGGACCGTTCCGCGCGCTCGACCGCGCAGTGTTGGGCCACCTCTACCCCGACGGCCGCGCCCGCATTTTCAACCGCTACGCGCTCGTCTGGGCGGCCGGCGCCGCCGCGGGGCCGCTTGTCGTCACCGCGGCGCTGGCGGCCGGGAACTGGCGGTTCGCCTACGGCGTCGTCGCCGTCGGCTTCGCCCTTTCGGTGGTGTTGCTCGCCCGGCTGGACCTGCCCGAGTCCGTCGCGGCCGAGCGCGAACTCACTCTCGACGACCTCCGGGAAGTCCTCCGCAAGCCCGCCGTCGCCGGAACGGTCGGCGTGCTCGTGTTCAACGGCGGCATCGAGGGGACCCTGTTCACCTGGCTCCCCTACTTCGCCGGCCGGCAACTGCCCGCCGCGGAGGCCAACCTCGTCCTCTCGGTCTTCCTCGCGGCGTACGTCCCCGGCCGGCTGGCCTACAGCTACCTCGCCGACCGCACCGGCCGCACGCTCGATATCGTGCTCGTGACGCTGACGCTCACGATGCCCGCCCTGCTGGCGACGATTTACCTCGCCAGCGGGCGCTGGCTGTTCGTCGCCGTCTTCGCGCTCGGGCTGGTGATCTCGGCGACGTTCCCGACGCTGTCGGCGTTCGGCATGAACGCCGCTCCGGAGTACAGCGGACCGGTCAACGCACTCACCACGAGCGCGGGGTACGTCGGCATCGCGCTCGTGCCGCCGCTGGTCGGACTGCTGGCCGAGCAGGTCGGCCTGCGGACGGCGCTCGGAATATTGCCCGTCCTGCTGGCGGCGATGCTCGTCGTGGCCGGGGTGACGCGCGTGTACCAGGCTCGGCGCGGCGCGCCGACGTGA